A region of Aphanothece sacrum FPU1 DNA encodes the following proteins:
- a CDS encoding methylenetetrahydrofolate reductase has translation MINRFRQAVQNKEFLITAEITPPKGGNPTRMLDMAKGLKNRVHAVNITDGSRAVLRMSSVAASALLLQYEIEPICQVACRDRNVIGLQSDLMGAYGLGLRNVLALTGDPIKAGDHQKARAVFELESVRLLKLIDNLNRGVDFNNKHLPDDALDLFAGAAVDPQSPSWSGLQRRFDAKLAAGAQFFQSQLITDFDKLDKFMHQLAAKTDKPILAGIFLLKSAKNAKFINNNVPGVAIPDSIIQRLADASDPLQEGVKIAAEQVKLAQQLCQGVHMMAIKREDLIPQILDLAGIFPI, from the coding sequence ATGATTAATCGTTTTCGTCAAGCTGTTCAAAATAAAGAATTTCTGATCACCGCAGAAATTACTCCACCGAAAGGAGGAAACCCTACCCGAATGTTAGACATGGCTAAAGGTCTTAAAAACAGGGTTCATGCTGTTAATATTACTGATGGGAGTCGGGCTGTTTTACGAATGTCTTCCGTGGCGGCTTCTGCTTTATTGTTACAATACGAAATAGAACCTATTTGTCAAGTAGCTTGCCGCGATCGCAATGTAATTGGTTTACAATCAGATTTAATGGGAGCTTATGGGTTAGGATTGCGTAATGTTTTGGCCTTAACTGGAGATCCGATCAAAGCGGGAGATCATCAAAAAGCCAGGGCCGTTTTTGAGTTAGAATCAGTTAGATTGCTCAAATTAATTGATAATTTGAATCGGGGAGTAGATTTTAATAATAAACATCTTCCTGATGATGCTTTAGATTTATTTGCCGGTGCTGCTGTTGATCCTCAGTCTCCGAGTTGGTCAGGTTTACAACGAAGATTTGATGCAAAATTGGCTGCAGGGGCGCAATTTTTTCAGAGTCAATTGATTACTGATTTCGACAAATTAGATAAGTTTATGCACCAATTGGCAGCGAAAACAGATAAGCCAATTTTAGCAGGAATTTTCTTATTAAAATCGGCCAAAAATGCTAAATTTATTAATAATAATGTGCCAGGAGTTGCCATTCCTGACAGTATTATTCAACGGTTAGCTGATGCGTCAGACCCTTTACAAGAAGGGGTTAAAATTGCAGCAGAACAGGTAAAATTAGCCCAACAATTGTGTCAAGGGGTTCACATGATGGCTATTAAACGAGAAGATTTAATTCCTCAAATTCTTGATTTAGCAGGCATTTTTCCGATTTAA
- a CDS encoding J domain-containing protein — protein sequence MELLAVINDYLVPTLLFCLLFCCICLLFSPYKPRQWPSIPLACLLEDIPENYLTGQSCPLATPLLIPLACLLEDIPQSYLTGQFYPLATPLLTPLACLLEDIPQSRLNGQYYSLVTPFACIWQVGWLAFYRKNLAQPGVNYWEWKYQLLSDQVNPELSLLLTLPEPQPIIKGVLESLAQDNPIVWTWANLCAFQKWHQQATQKLGLASMKAIYLICYRTPWDRLQWLFTENSPPINQDFFDVSSPWWKVLGITAFSSPFKVEQAYKNLLRLWHPDLTLHPLAHQITARLNGAYEQYIIRSQRQAERINSIQQWFKSK from the coding sequence ATGGAATTACTGGCTGTTATCAATGATTACCTGGTTCCTACACTTCTATTTTGCCTGCTTTTCTGTTGTATCTGTTTGCTATTTTCTCCTTATAAACCCCGTCAGTGGCCATCTATTCCTCTTGCTTGTCTTTTGGAAGATATCCCTGAAAATTATTTAACAGGGCAATCTTGTCCTTTAGCAACTCCTTTACTCATTCCTTTGGCTTGTCTTTTAGAAGATATCCCTCAAAGTTATTTAACAGGGCAATTTTACCCCTTAGCAACCCCTTTACTCACTCCTTTGGCTTGTCTTTTAGAAGATATCCCCCAAAGTCGTTTAAACGGGCAATATTATTCTTTAGTAACCCCATTTGCTTGTATTTGGCAAGTAGGTTGGCTTGCTTTTTATCGGAAAAATTTAGCCCAACCAGGGGTTAACTACTGGGAATGGAAGTATCAGCTTTTATCTGATCAAGTTAACCCAGAATTATCCTTATTACTGACTTTACCTGAACCTCAACCCATAATAAAGGGCGTTTTAGAATCTTTAGCCCAAGATAACCCTATTGTTTGGACTTGGGCTAATTTATGTGCTTTCCAAAAGTGGCATCAACAAGCCACTCAAAAACTAGGCTTAGCTTCTATGAAGGCTATTTATCTCATATGTTACCGAACACCTTGGGATAGGTTACAATGGTTATTTACTGAAAACTCCCCCCCTATTAATCAGGATTTTTTTGATGTGTCCTCACCCTGGTGGAAAGTTTTGGGAATTACCGCCTTTTCTTCCCCGTTTAAAGTAGAACAAGCTTATAAAAATCTCCTTCGTCTCTGGCATCCTGATCTTACTTTACATCCCCTCGCTCATCAAATCACCGCCCGTCTCAATGGGGCTTATGAACAGTATATCATTCGTTCTCAACGCCAAGCAGAACGAATTAACTCAATTCAACAATGGTTTAAATCAAAATAG